Proteins encoded in a region of the Babesia bovis T2Bo chromosome 4 map unlocalized Chr4_2, whole genome shotgun sequence genome:
- a CDS encoding putative cytochrome c oxidase subunit 2a, producing the protein MVYCIFRSAFHLRNGTALRHFYRSSNATIDYKYPAEIHLTRRLTSTLCGQPPTRGDGSTAKSTAPEVDAAAPPYIVDDGKVFKQGKYPGLGLPKAVGQPEDLPSIEFGKPTGMYNFVRHQHGDPRGHLQSDGRYRPSYAADSFHWFDAYTDVPKQQFTIVNGETMIVGKETRPMEELFGVEQTNIPFYARRRVKVWGNHNLILTAEFCFFWIPTLIIMGLAVPCYTMIYMMDEAVSTSMTVKVIGHQWYWVYEVESPPVLETEAEEADDE; encoded by the coding sequence atggtTTACTGTATATTTAGGAGCGCTTTTCATCTACGCAATGGCACAGCTTTGCGCCACTTCTACAGGAGTTCTAATGCCACTATAGACTACAAATACCCTGCTGAGATTCATCTAACAAGGCGTTTAACTAGTACTCTATGTGGGCAACCACCAACCAGAGGTGACGGCTCAACTGCCAAATCTACTGCGCCTGAGGTGGATGCCGCGGCGCCTCCATACATTGTAGACGATGGCAAAGTATTCAAGCAGGGTAAGTACCCTGGATTAGGACTACCTAAAGCTGTGGGTCAACCGGAAGATTTACCATCTATTGAGTTTGGCAAGCCAACTGGTATGTACAACTTCGTGCGTCATCAACATGGTGACCCACGTGGCCACCTACAATCTGATGGACGCTACCGTCCCTCTTACGCGGCTGATAGTTTCCATTGGTTCGATGCCTATACCGACGTGCCTAAGCAGCAATTTACCATCGTGAACGGGGAGACTATGATAGTTGGAAAGGAAACGCGCCCTATGGAAGAACTGTTCGGTGTAGAGCAGACGAACATTCCTTTCTACGCTAGGCGCCGTGTCAAAGTTTGGGGTAACCACAACCTAATCTTAACCGCGGAGTTCTGCTTCTTCTGGATACCTACTCTCATCATTATGGGTTTGGCTGTACCGTGCTACACCATGATTTACATGATGGACGAAGCCGTGTCAACTTCTATGACAGTGAAAGTAATTGGGCACCAATGGTACTGGGTATACGAAGTGGAATCTCCACCTGTGCTGGAGACAGAGGCTGAGGAGGCGGATGATGAGTAA
- a CDS encoding Serine/threonine protein phosphatase 2A 57 kDa regulatory subunit B' theta isoform domain protein: MYQPTSRVPSRTSSRASSRTSSYCSSRESSIPSSRGSRHFSDDEDHQVPSQLAPQPVIEGEPSSGWWLYNQTRRLIRSIRDRKLEDVQKPVSEGDTRSDVVPQRSLFRMLTGLFIRSEESDDDTHSKGSVQSSPASPDLRSSLPSRRHRRKWRSRSVSSRGDSDSERTLSDSDSISNRVYRPNIPSESWSDNEFQIHRSLPYGDISTIEVDNIDPLDGAVGIYNRSLHNSRPFESHGPRAHSDDTNSRGSSDSRRSLWLIECFDSLRKTNSDASPDGHVVDSSMPYFQTGIYGQDRDGHGSSSSRETQSDDDHVEDRSSRSSRNRERRLFSLRGSISSLRRNLSSPKSRADKDSDSDNSSKRLSMLGSRSGSNRDSSAGSLSDGEMSPGIVRSPSHGAVTGSPNYWRADTPVARDDWQPRGQISSSLASRKERVISLTSNTSPDLTTGCISLSKWDLQSVRKLEEVFSSLPLLKDTPLPARGDLFQRKLIACQTVIDFNFKRVLQRAIELKRQTLLEIIDYISTARNCLNEAVLRDVIDMVSANVFRSLPPRSRKCPFSNDIDDDEPTLEKSWPHLQIVYDVFLRVVVSNEVTSKMAKNMIDKPFVTKLLGMLNSEDQRERDYLKTILHRIYGKIMSLRNFIRKSIDNVFITFIYETDNPYGITELLEILGSIINGFAIPLKEEHKVYLEKSLAPLHKPSSVRSYHAALSYCMIQYINKDRSLACPIIKAILKFWPTTSAQNEILFLNELEEVLSLTEATELTDIVRQVAIRLSQCTASTHFQVAERALYIWNNDRVCRLLNMHKDVVYPYMVPAIKENIDNHWNDVVRNLTYNVSKLLSDNDMDLYSSCGGSNSTTRSMQSFNLTPFGSFGSGSPVRGMSLGSMDQFLSPREIGHNRVV, translated from the exons ATGTATCAGCCAACAAGTCGCGTGCCAAGTCGTACTTCTAGTCGTGCATCTAGTCGTACATCGAGTTATTGTTCTAGTCGAGAATCCAGCATTCCTTCAAGTCGTGGATCGCGTCATTTTTCGGATGATGAGGATCATCAGGTACCATCTCAACTTGCACCTCAACCTGTTATTGAAGGTGAACCTTCAAGTGGTTGGTGGTTGTATAATCAGACACGACGTCTAATAAGATCTATACGTGATCGCAAACTGGAGGATGTTCAGAAACCAGTTTCTGAGGGCGACACTCGCAGCGATGTCGTGCCTCAGCGATCGCTTTTTCGTATGCTAACAGGTTTATTTATTAGAAGCGAGGAGAGTGACGACGATACACATTCTAAGGGTTCCGTTCAATCTTCACCGGCATCACCTGACTTGCGTTCTTCGTTACCTTCACGCCGTCATCGTCGCAAATGGCGAAGTAGGAGTGTTTCATCTCGTGGTGATAGTGATTCTGAGCGCACGTTATCGGATAGTGACTCTATCAGCAATCGTGTTTACAGGCCAAATATACCTAGTGAAAGTTGGAGTGACAATGAGTTTCAGATACACCGTTCCCTTCCGTATGGCGATATATCTACTATAGAGGTTGACAATATAGACCCTTTAGATGGTGCCGTTGGCATTTACAATCGCAGTTTACACAACAGCCGTCCTTTTGAATCTCATGGTCCCCGTGCACATTCTGATGATACCAATTCCCGTGGATCGTCGGACAGTCGTCGTAGCTTGTGGTTGATTGAATGTTTTGATTCGTTACGTAAGACTAATTCCGATGCATCTCCTGATGGCCATGTAGTGGACTCTTCAATGCCGTATTTTCAGACTGGCATTTACGGTCAGGATAGAGATGGCCACGGTTCGTCAAGTTCTCGTGAGACTCAATCTGATGATGACCATGTTGAAGATCGGTCATCTCGTTCATCACGTAACCGTGAGCGTCGTTTGTTTAGTCTTCGTGGTAGCATATCGTCACTTCGTCGCAACTTATCGTCACCTAAATCTCGAGCTGATAAGGACAGTGATTCTGACAACTCCAGCAAGCGTTTGAGTATGCTCGGTTCACGATCAGGTTCTAACCGTGACAGCAGTGCAGGATCACTTTCTGATGGTGAAATGTCTCCTGGTATTGTTCGTTCACCATCTCACGGTGCAGTAACAGGATCTCCTAACTACTGGCGTGCTGACACTCCTGTTGCTCGTGATGATTGGCAACCTCGTGGTCAAATATCTAGTTCATTAGCATCACGTAAGGAGCGTGTGATTTCATTGACATCCAATACTTCCCCTGACTTAACCACTGGTTGTATATCTTTATCTAAATGGGATCTTCAATCAGTTCGTAAATTAGAGGAAGTTTTTAGTTCATTACCTCTTCTTAAGGACACCCCGTTGCCTGCTCGTGGTGACTTATTTCAGCGTAAGCTCATTGCTTGCCAAACTGTGATTGATTTTAATTTCAAGCGTGTTTTACAGCGTGCCATCGAGCTTAAGCGTCAGACATTATTGGAGATTATCGATTACATCAGCACTGCTCGTAACTGTTTGAACGAGGCTGTATTGCGTGATGTTATTGATATGGTATCGGCTAATGTATTTCGTAGTCTACCTCCTCGTTCTCGTAAGTGTCCATTCAGTAAcgacattgatgatgatgagCCCACTTTGGAGAAATCATGGCCTCATTTACAGATTGTCTATGATGTCTTCTTGCGTGTGGTTGTGAGTAACGAAGTCACATCGAAGATGGCTAAGAACATGATTGACAAGCCTTTTGTGACCAAGTTATTGGGTATGTTGAATTCTGAGGACCAGCGTGAGCGTGACTATCTTAAGACTATTTTGCATCGTATATATGGCAAGATCATGTCACTTCGGAATTTCATTCGTAAATCCATTGACAATGTATTTATCACTTTTATCTACGAGACTGACAACCCATATGGTATTACTGAGCTACTTGAGATATTGGGTAGTATCATTAATGGTTTTGCGATTCCTCTTAAGGAGGAGCACAAGGTATATTTGGAGAAGTCATTAGCGCCTTTACATAAACCTAGCTCAGTTCGCAGTTACCATGCTGCGTTATCTTATTGTATGATTCAGTATATCAACAAGGACCGTAGTTTGGCATGTCCCATTATAAAGGCAATATTGAAGTTTTGGCCTACTACCAGTGCTCAGAATGAGATTTTGTTTTTGAACGAGTTGGAAGAGGTTCTTAGTTTGACTGAGGCAACTGAATTGACTGATATAGTTCGTCAGGTTGCTATTCGTTTATCACAGTGTACGGCATCAACTCACTTTCAGGTGGCTGAGCGTGCTCTTTATATCTGGAACAATGATCGTGTATGTCGTCTTTTGAATATGCACAAAGATGTTGTATACCCTTACATGGTGCCTGCTATTAAGGAAAACATAGACAATCACTGGAACGACGTGGTTCGTAATTTGACATACAACGTTTCCAAGTTGTTGTCTGACAATGACATGGATTTGTATTCTAGTTGCGGAGGTTCAAATTCCACTACAAG GTCCATGCAGTCGTTTAATTTGACTCCATTTGGCAGTTTTGGTTCTGGTTCACCTGTAAGGGGTATGTCATTAGGATCCATGGATCAATTTTTATCTCCGCGTGAGATTGGCCACAATCGTGTGGTTTGA
- a CDS encoding putative integral membrane protein gives MRDKSTRHKQADASFPPEEAGFATPARRGNVTPVNSHEGPRALTPQSKIDSNYIDRLLSGQTVSLDVLKAAEFGSSESSRYIISICREVFMAVIGAQLVYVVTSVLFGNIAAAIIVTLLCVQSGVCHCDGRPVAYVINGVLSVLVATTITVALCRDVTGLEPYRQDPVLNMMSYIYVPLCFCFGIFSFFLAHNNYDLQKQERRAIVQAVNRLLGDRYRINEHNLSVERSS, from the coding sequence ATGAGGGATAAGTCTACACGTCACAAGCAGGCTGATGCTTCTTTTCCTCCTGAGGAGGCTGGTTTTGCTACTCCTGCTCGTCGTGGTAATGTAACTCCTGTTAATTCCCATGAGGGCCCTCGTGCGTTGACTCCTCAATCTAAAATTGACTCTAATTACATTGACCGATTACTTTCTGGTCAGACTGTTAGTCTTGATGTATTGAAGGCTGCGGAGTTTGGTTCTTCTGAGTCTTCTCggtatattatatctatttgtCGTGAGGTTTTCATGGCTGTTATCGGTGCTCAGTTGGTTTACGTGGTGACCAGTGTCTTGTTTGGCAATATAGCTGCGGCTATAATCGTAACACTCCTTTGTGTACAGAGTGGCGTATGCCACTGTGACGGTCGTCCTGTGGCTTATGTGATAAATGGAGTTTTATCTGTTTTGGTTGCCACTACTATAACGGTTGCGCTTTGTCGTGATGTAACTGGTTTGGAGCCATATCGTCAGGACCCTGTATTAAACATGATGTCATATATCTACGTACCACTTTGCTTTTGTTTCggtatattttcatttttctTGGCTCACAACAATTACGACTTACAGAAGCAGGAGCGTCGTGCCATAGTTCAGGCAGTAAACCGTCTTTTGGGTGACCGTTACCGTATAAACGAGCACAACCTTTCCGTTGAGCGTTCATCATAA
- a CDS encoding putative integral membrane protein encodes MDNPDFVEARPPPALDGWILLATYVRKTWFQVALTILPFTLVFILAAQKKRHSYTE; translated from the exons ATGGACAATCCGGATTTTGTTGAAGCAAGGCCGCCACCAGCTTTGGACGGGTGGATTCTATTGGCAACATACGTACGTAAGACATGGTTTCAG GTTGCACTGACAATATTGCCCTTCACACTGGTGTTTATTCTGGCAGCACAGAAGAAACGGCATAGCTATACAGAATAG
- a CDS encoding putative integral membrane protein, with the protein MIDFMKAAGAESSTGASKAKVNTPERSYNTEKYKLLLVTVATSWSASVLMCVFHLALCIRLINKRCESSVIQFNARCAGYLLIFGCCKSLCATLVGPLRVIHGILHRDVTVFRKGANPLALFVVFGTVASGIALLLMPLRGFYVCLGALACKKYSRAEYVSTVATSCMDSFITCAIFWSLVRGRDMDLLDKNNKLNRKALQSNKPQHGFV; encoded by the exons ATGATTGACTTTATGAAGGCGGCTGGCGCTGAGTCATCGACAGGTGCCTCCAAGGCTAAAGTGAACACCCCTGAGCGTTCATACAACACAGAGAAATATAAATTACTCTTAGTAACAGTAGCTACAAGTTGGTCCGCTAGTGTGTTGATGTGTGTATTCCACTTGGCACTG TGTATTCGGTTGATTAACAAGCGTTGTGAATCGAGTGTAATTCAATTCAACGCAAGGTGTGCCG GATATCTACTTATCTTCGGTTGCTGCAAATCGCTCTGTGCGACTCTCGTTGGCCCTTTGAGAG TGATTCACGGCATATTACACCGCGATGTAACGGTGTTTAGAAAGG GTGCTAATCCTTTGGCActttttgttgtttttg GGACTGTAGCATCCGGTATCGCACTTCTCTTAATGCCTCTCCGGG GCTTCTACGTATGCCTCGGCGCCTTGGCGTGTAAAAAATACTCTAGAGCGGAATACGTATCGACAGTGGCTACGTCGTGCATGGACAG TTTTATAACGTGCGCCATATTCTGGTCGCTTGTACGCGGCCGTGACATGGATTTGTTAgacaaaaacaacaaattGAATCGCAAGGCTTTACAGTCCAACAAACCACAGCATGGCTTTGTGTAG
- a CDS encoding putative integral membrane protein, translating to MSDLFDEYHRHVNKLLDNIFEQLNACEKDSHGSLPSRRQNLEQLKNTIKSAEETARQLDLEAHASNNDIAASRINEVATIKTKLKNASNRTNTLDNELQHAELIGGGMVDPGNDGHYSQLSENDKLIQKGYSYIQTSCAIAQETEMIGLGAEAELYEQRNVLYRVQNDVTNVRFSIKEADEYLTQLLRQGKLNAFVLRAVFIALAIAGLIIIVSRLLRKCL from the exons atgaGCGACCTTTTTGATGAGTACCATCGTCACGTTAATAAATTGTTAGATAACATTTTTGAGCAACTGAATGCTTGTGAAAAGGATTCGCATG GTTCTCTACCTTCACGTAGGCAAAATCTAGAACAGCTGAAGAATACTATCAAATCCGCCGAAGAAACG GCCAGACAGCTAGATCTAGAAGCTCACGCATCTAACAATGACATCGCAGCATCCCGCATTAATGAGGTCGCAACCATCAAAACAAAGCTGAAAAATGCATCAAATCGCACAAATACACTGGATAATGAACTGCAACACGCAGAGCTTATTGGCG GTGGGATGGTGGATCCAGGAAATGACGGACATTATAGCCAACTGAGTGAAAATGACAAACTCATACAAAAGGgatattcatatatacagacATCATGTGCAATTGCACAGGAAACTGAAATGATCGGATTAGGAGCAGAAGCGGAGTTATACGAACAGCGCAATGTACTCTACAGAGTACAAAATGATGTAACAAATGTTAGATTCTCTATTAAAGAAGCGGATGAATATCTAACACAACTCCTTAGACAAGGAAAACTCAACGCATTTGTGCTGAGAGCAGTATTTATAGCCCTTGCAATTGCGGGGTTAATTATCATAGTATCAAGATTACTACGAAAGTGTCTGTAG
- a CDS encoding putative integral membrane protein yields MVPMDNSKVILVDVLQLLPFVEERLLGKHGNLSDTLELMNIRQSIQMLESMIKRCGTAVNAEELSGIIKRIRVAKDTVEHLYTRSSVRRNESLYRDELLLSSDTSRPEPAVIDYGRPVNMTNDEFDALIDEWAEDRDSATAGARLRKKRDTGSDEAQEQIRSDLVKLADTMKSKALWYRDILVKDNEALSKYTEQQGKQLDTVAQVAAEASKLVKTTKLTLKQSLFMIATSFALIVFTLLIFIIT; encoded by the exons ATGGTACCAATGGATAATTCCAAGGTTATCTTGGTTGATGTTCTTCAGCTGCTCCCTTTTGTGGAGGAGCGCCTACTAGGGAAGCATGGTAACCTATCGGACACTCTGGAGTTGATGAATATTCGACAG TCCATTCAAATGCTAGAGTCTATGATTAAGAGATGCGGTACTGCGGTTAATGCAGAAG AGCTCTCGGGTATAATAAAACGCATACGCGTGGCTAAGGATACAGTTGAACATCTGTATACGAGGAGTTCTGTGCGTAGGAACGAATCGCTTTACCGCGATGAACTGCTGCTATCCAGCGACACATCAAGACCCGAGCCGGCAGTTATAGACTACGGGCGCCCGGTTAACATGACTAATGATGAGTTTGATGCGTTGATTGATGAGTGGGCTGAGGACAGAGACAGTGCTACAGCTGGAGCTAGATTAAGAAAGAAACGTGATACAGGATCAGATGAAGCACAGGAACAGATTCGTAGCGACCTTGTTAAATTAGCAGATACCATGAAGTCGAAAGCGCTCTGGTACCGCGACATTTTAGTAAAAGATAATGAAGCGCTGTCAAAATACACAGAGCAGCAGGGGAAGCAACTGGATACCGTAGCCCAAGTGGCAGCCGAGGCATCTAAACTCGTCAAGACCACGAAGCTGACGCTGAAACAATCGCTTTTCATGATCGCAACATCGTTCGCACTGATTGTGTTCACGTTGCTGATATTCATCATCACATGA
- a CDS encoding Polynucleotide kinase 3 phosphatase family protein, protein MAQEYTQFPPQWRQHGTILYQRYGDPKPSDRLAMFDMDNTLMLTPSTIIGELVKGNKPWINKPAVANDLILYNPNVREMLLEEISNGRSIVVCSNQSQLFDRPEVSRLIFDRIQILLEKLDVPLYIMLAFKRDLCRKPTCGMLEFYETHLNDSIKVNRADSFYVGDAAGRRWPKEVLDANSERILALLKAEDFSDRCYMNKIGSKYRRVDANAIIANTAASSINSKFEVDFSDCDYKFALNNGLQFYTPEGYFAKLPRIELTLDFDPKLIGKSPIDIDIRDGLVILVGPPSCGKTFLCEKHLQDFIRISDSAYKSAEACLDEASKCLQRKDKVVIDSCNALESDREPYISLARNHGVKCTVIYLDVSSDFAIHFHRYRKIMKLSPQRLPSLDSIYRYYKRLEPPKESEGFDRMIHITDDTFPVEHNEVSKLHLP, encoded by the exons atgGCCCAGGAATACACCCAATTCCCTCCTCAATGGAGGCAG CATGGTACTATTTTATACCAACGCTATGGTGATCCGAAGCCTTCGGATCGTCTAGCAATGTTTGACATGGACAACACGCTGATGCTTACGCCGAGTACTATTATCGGAGAGCTTGTTAAGGGTAACAAACCTTGGATTAACAAGCCAGCTGTTGCCAACGACCTTATTTTGTACAACCCTAACGTAAGGGAAATGCTACTAGAGGAGATCTCAAATGG GAGATCTATCGTTGTATGTTCCAATCAAAGTCAACTGTTTGACCGTCCTGAAGTCTCAAGGTTAATATTCG ATCGCATTCAAATACTTTTGGAGAAGCTTGACGTTCCACTTTACATTATGCTTGCATTTAAAAGGGATCTTTGCCGTAAGCCAACGTGTGGTATGCTGGAGTTCTATGAGACCCATCTAAATGACTCCATCAAGGTTAACCGGGCGGATTCATTCTACGTGGGAGATGCTGCAGGAAGGCGATGGCCTAAGGAAGTTCTTGATGCTAATAGCGAACGTATATTGGCACTGTTAAAGGCTGAAGACTTCAGCGATAGATGTTATATGAATAAAATTGGATCTAAGTATAGAAGAGTTGATGCGAACGCCATTATCGCAAACACAGCTGCTTCTTCTATCAATTCTAAGTTCGAGGTTGATTTTTCAGATTGCGATTACAAATTCGCTTTAAACAACGGACTACAATTTTATACACCAGAGGGATATTTTGCAAAGTTGCCTAGAATAGAGCTTACGTTAGACTTTGATCCGAAACTGATTGGTAAGAGTCCTATCGATATAGATATACGGGATGGTCTGGTTATCCTTGTAGGCCCGCCATCTTGTGGCAAGACATTTCTCTGTGAAAAGCATCTACAAGATTTCATTCGTATAAGCGATAGTGCTTATAAAAGCGCAGAAGCCTGTTTGGATGAGGCATCAAAGTGTCTACAACGGAAGGATAAAGTCGTTATAGACAGTTGCAATGCACTTGAAAGTGATCGGGAACCTTATATTTCACTGGCTCGAAATCATGGTGTCAAATGCACCGTGATATATTTAGACGTCAGTAGCGATTTCGCAATTCATTTCCACAGATATCGCAAG ATCATGAAGTTATCGCCTCAGCGCTTACCGTCACTAGACTCTATCTACAGGTATTACAAGCGTTTAGAACCACCTAAAGAGAGCGAAGGGTTTGATCGTATGATTCATATAACGGATGATACATTCCCGGTTGAGCACAACGAAGTATCAAAATTGCACTTGCCATAA
- a CDS encoding RNA recognition motif domain containing protein: MEDVSQYRLRSPSLDAGNTYSDPLNEKRLRIWVGNIPSTINTKLFLSTLREFNVPPVKEVVLKRYPVRSWSFLTFHTKEEAMEGISILHGRRIFGDDELPLEARLANPHDSKDPSESPTIDSAPSDLALGGSDGILHPAYRNSFLSTLADDYDFLQEADESTLWHVYKDENGIPYYYNDITGTTQWERPIPPMLAVENAINERTRSGSPTGTNLFIFHIPGCWTDTDLAMHFTPFGNLVSAKVQKDANGANAGFGFVSYDNPQSAAAAVRLMKGYATNSKFLKVEFKKGEGA, translated from the exons ATGGAGGATGTATCACAGTACCGGCTGCGTTCTCCAAGTCTGGATGCTGGTAACACTTATTCTGACCCATTGAATGAAAAGCGTTTGCGTATATGGGTTGGAAATATTCCATCAACAATTAATACAAAGTTGTTTCTTTCAACATTGCGGGAGTTTAACGTACCACCGGTAAAGGAGGTGGTTTTAAAGCGTTATCCCGTCCGTAGCTGGTCATTTCTTACGTTCCATACTAAGGAGGAGGCTATGGAAGGCATCAGCATTCTACATGGTAGACGTATTTTTGGAG ATGATGAACTCCCTTTGGAAGCTCGTTTGGCAAATCCACATGACTCCAAGGATCCATCGGAGTCACCTACAATTGATTCAGCACCATCTGATTTGGCTTTGGGTGGATCTGATGGCATATTGCACCCTGCATATCGTAACAGTTTTCTCAGCACGCTTGCTGATGATTACGACTTTCTACAGGAGGCTGACGAGTCTACATTATGGCATGTTTACAAGGATGAAAACGGCATTCCTTATTACTACAATGACATAACTGGAACTACTCAGTGGGAGCGTCCAATCCCACCCATGCTTGCAGTAGAGAACGCAATTAATGAACGTACACGTTCAGGTTCTCCTACAGGCACTaatttatttatattccaCATTCCAGGATGCTGGACTGACACAGATCTTGCAATGCACTTCACACCATTTGGTAACCTTGTTTCTGCCAAAGTGCAGAAGGACGCAAATGGTGCTAATGCAG GTTTTGGCTTCGTAAGCTACGACAATCCACAAAGTGCGGCTGCTGCAGTACGTCTTATGAAGGGATACGCGACGAACTCGAAGTTTTTAAAGGTCGAGTTCAAGAAAGGCGAAGGCGCTTAG